A window of the Blastocatellia bacterium genome harbors these coding sequences:
- a CDS encoding PQQ-binding-like beta-propeller repeat protein, protein MEHELGVDKVTHLHLRWEFEAGSGVTATPAVVGSHVVIGSWDGRVYALDRYSGKLLWVWEAGTRQYAPDRRLGIFASPAIDSNAVYIASDRVIALDLTRGQPLWETVVGDPDNTGEYFWAPPLVHGRRLYAGISCGREHQSRGRVVCLDSTTGRLLWNFFTVAEDVAGGAVFAAPSLDIRTRTVYVATGSPFRVRPGRLRHSCSLIALDADTGKLRWADQVIPPDLRNLDLNCPPMLLTVVRGRRQQRLIVVGGKDGIRAWDQVTRRRLWRVQLTPAIPPGGTESVPTSGPETGPTATADGLVFFASNNHQDRNCVIAALEAVTGDIVWMHTCPAFQFGPMSVANGVVYLGLTDGKLRAWRASDGQLLWESSAYQPIAAGPAIAHAMVFIGTGAGQYLPGNKLLAFGLRR, encoded by the coding sequence ATGGAACATGAACTTGGAGTAGACAAGGTAACACATCTGCATCTGCGTTGGGAGTTTGAGGCAGGCTCTGGAGTTACGGCGACACCGGCGGTCGTTGGCAGCCATGTTGTGATAGGTAGCTGGGATGGTCGCGTCTATGCGTTGGATCGCTATTCAGGCAAGCTCCTATGGGTCTGGGAGGCCGGCACGCGCCAGTATGCACCTGATCGCCGGCTCGGTATTTTTGCTTCGCCAGCGATTGACAGCAATGCTGTGTATATCGCCTCGGATCGGGTCATTGCCTTAGACCTCACCAGGGGTCAACCGCTGTGGGAAACCGTCGTTGGTGACCCAGACAATACCGGCGAGTATTTTTGGGCTCCGCCGCTGGTTCACGGCAGACGGCTCTATGCTGGCATCTCCTGTGGTCGTGAACACCAATCACGTGGTCGCGTTGTTTGCCTTGATTCTACGACAGGGCGGCTACTGTGGAATTTTTTCACGGTTGCTGAGGATGTTGCTGGCGGGGCTGTGTTTGCTGCTCCATCGCTGGACATTCGCACGCGAACAGTTTATGTAGCGACAGGAAGCCCATTCCGGGTGCGACCGGGCCGGCTTCGACACAGTTGCAGCCTAATCGCGCTTGATGCCGATACTGGGAAGCTACGCTGGGCTGATCAGGTTATCCCTCCTGATTTGAGAAATCTTGATCTGAACTGTCCGCCGATGCTACTCACAGTGGTGCGCGGGCGCCGACAACAGCGGTTGATTGTGGTTGGCGGGAAAGATGGTATTCGTGCTTGGGATCAAGTAACGCGAAGGCGATTATGGCGCGTTCAGTTAACTCCGGCGATACCACCTGGCGGCACAGAATCGGTGCCGACGTCGGGGCCAGAAACGGGACCGACGGCTACAGCCGATGGACTGGTGTTTTTTGCATCGAATAATCATCAAGACCGAAACTGTGTGATTGCGGCATTGGAAGCCGTCACTGGAGACATTGTCTGGATGCACACGTGTCCGGCATTTCAGTTCGGCCCGATGTCAGTGGCAAACGGCGTGGTTTACTTAGGTTTGACTGATGGTAAGTTGAGAGCGTGGCGCGCAAGCGATGGCCAGTTGCTTTGGGAGTCATCTGCGTATCAACCGATCGCTGCTGGCCCAGCCATTGCTCATGCGATGGTGTTCATTGGCACCGGTGCTGGGCAATATTTGCCCGGGAATAAGCTGTTGGCGTTTGGGCTTAGGCGTTAG
- a CDS encoding TonB-dependent receptor translates to MSFSVVAQTTTARVLGVVNDQAGAAISGAKVTARNVGTNRSWSVMTDVEGRFLVSELPLGEYEVEVEQLGFSKEIRKGVILTVGRDAVVNFNLRVGAITDEMVVQGDVPMVSTTTSEISALVDGRTIRELPLNGRDLFQLATLQIGVANPVGSLLEPQIDSGTGAVKMSINGGRLNYNNFLLDGTSVNEAQNTTPGGVTGAFVGVDAMQEFQLLTNNYSAEYGGAGGGIINVVSKSGTNSIHGTVFEYLRNSALDARNFFDVGEPPGFKRNQFGGSIGAPIIKDRTFIFGAYEGLRERLARTQRFVVPSNQVRDTLVTPGGARVDPDILPYLALYPRPNGPDLGGGQAVYIRSGSGKTRGDYFQIRGDHNFSPRNSFFVRYTFDDSDRSDPRLLIQNSFLEARNQYVTIGDNHVFSPSLVNSLRFSYNRSKVFGDDVDINPIPQELFFVPGATGLGFFRNLGGLSPLSDRTLVPRFLIMNNFELNNQMSYVRGKHGIKFGFLGRRTQFNALSTNAAFGGFIFGTYELFLTDRPQLFAAPIPPADAYRGIRTSLYALYFQDDWRARRNLTFNLGLRYEFITSPTEANKKLANLRNVLTDRTPTVGAPFFKNPSLKDFAPRVGFAWDVMGNGKTSLRGGYGIFYAHPVPAEYRFEMSNQPPFFVIGLSFPSTGLTSVRGAFSTIRNLGAVFGLQSIEFEPDPAYVQQWNLNLQRDLIAGITATVAYVGSRGINLSTNNQRNIAQNFTVDARGKLYPVNRDAMGRIIQNPRVNPNLGSVRQIQWSGDSYYHGFQFNLARRFTQGVQFQIAYTWSKSLDTASDSVGIFQYEAGQLAQDPYNLRGDKGRSAFDIPHIFSLNFVYELPYKKQAGATGGRRVVDFFLAGWQLNGIVTAQSGSPFHPIMTFNNANDANTDFVQRPDWAPGFNPSNVILGRPEQWFNPNAFVLPPEGRYGTVGRNVLDGPDLHSFDLSLVKRTYIGEQTNVEFRFEAFNVLNHPNFTLPGPDEVEIILGRTASGAAMRPPSAGKIFSTTTTSRQLQFALRINF, encoded by the coding sequence ATGTCATTCTCGGTGGTTGCTCAAACAACGACAGCAAGGGTATTAGGTGTGGTCAACGATCAGGCTGGCGCGGCGATATCCGGAGCGAAAGTGACAGCACGAAATGTGGGGACGAATCGAAGTTGGTCGGTGATGACCGATGTTGAGGGACGGTTTTTGGTCTCCGAGTTGCCGCTCGGCGAGTATGAGGTCGAAGTTGAGCAATTGGGATTTAGTAAAGAGATCCGAAAGGGTGTCATCCTCACCGTAGGCCGTGATGCTGTTGTCAACTTCAACCTTCGCGTCGGTGCCATTACTGACGAGATGGTTGTTCAAGGGGATGTACCGATGGTCAGCACCACGACATCGGAGATTTCGGCGCTTGTTGATGGTCGAACGATTAGGGAACTACCGTTAAACGGTCGTGATCTTTTTCAACTAGCGACGTTGCAGATCGGGGTCGCCAATCCAGTCGGATCGCTGCTGGAACCTCAGATTGACTCAGGCACAGGCGCAGTCAAAATGTCCATTAATGGTGGACGGTTGAACTACAACAACTTCCTTTTAGATGGCACATCTGTGAACGAAGCGCAGAACACAACACCCGGTGGCGTGACGGGAGCGTTTGTCGGTGTTGATGCCATGCAAGAGTTCCAGCTCTTGACGAACAACTACAGTGCTGAATATGGTGGTGCTGGAGGCGGCATCATTAACGTGGTAAGTAAGTCGGGAACCAATAGTATCCATGGAACTGTCTTCGAGTACTTGCGCAACTCAGCGCTGGATGCTCGTAACTTCTTCGATGTAGGTGAGCCACCCGGATTCAAGCGCAACCAATTCGGCGGCAGCATCGGAGCGCCCATCATCAAAGATCGGACGTTCATCTTCGGTGCGTATGAAGGGCTTCGTGAGCGACTTGCCCGAACACAACGATTTGTCGTGCCGTCAAATCAGGTGCGAGATACGCTGGTGACGCCGGGAGGCGCTAGGGTTGATCCAGACATCCTGCCATATCTAGCGCTCTATCCGCGACCGAATGGTCCAGATTTGGGTGGGGGTCAGGCGGTTTATATTCGCAGTGGTTCTGGCAAAACGCGTGGTGATTATTTTCAAATTCGAGGCGATCACAATTTCTCTCCCCGCAACAGTTTCTTTGTCCGCTACACCTTTGACGATTCCGATCGTTCTGATCCGCGCCTTTTGATCCAGAATTCATTTTTGGAAGCACGCAACCAGTATGTGACCATCGGCGATAATCATGTATTCTCACCGAGCTTGGTCAACAGTCTTCGGTTTTCGTACAATCGTTCAAAGGTGTTTGGTGATGATGTTGACATCAATCCGATACCGCAAGAGCTGTTCTTCGTGCCAGGTGCCACTGGGCTGGGATTTTTCCGCAATCTGGGCGGATTGTCTCCCCTTTCAGATCGGACGCTGGTTCCGCGATTCCTCATCATGAACAATTTCGAGTTGAACAACCAGATGAGCTATGTGCGCGGCAAACATGGTATCAAGTTCGGGTTTCTGGGGCGTCGCACGCAGTTCAACGCGCTCTCGACGAATGCCGCATTTGGTGGATTTATTTTCGGTACGTATGAGTTGTTCTTGACTGACCGACCTCAACTGTTTGCTGCTCCGATTCCACCGGCAGATGCATATCGTGGCATTCGCACCTCACTGTATGCCCTGTACTTTCAGGATGACTGGCGGGCGCGCCGCAATCTCACGTTCAATTTAGGTCTTCGGTACGAATTCATCACCAGCCCAACAGAAGCTAATAAAAAATTGGCCAATTTGCGCAATGTGCTCACCGACCGCACGCCAACTGTGGGAGCGCCGTTTTTCAAGAACCCCTCGTTGAAAGATTTTGCCCCACGCGTAGGTTTTGCTTGGGACGTCATGGGTAATGGGAAGACCAGTCTGCGTGGCGGTTATGGCATTTTCTACGCGCATCCGGTGCCTGCTGAGTATCGCTTTGAGATGTCGAACCAGCCACCATTCTTTGTCATTGGACTGTCGTTCCCATCTACCGGATTGACCTCGGTTCGCGGCGCGTTCAGTACCATTCGCAATCTGGGCGCTGTCTTCGGGTTGCAGTCGATTGAGTTTGAACCAGACCCAGCTTACGTTCAACAATGGAACCTCAACTTGCAGCGAGACTTGATTGCTGGCATCACTGCTACGGTGGCCTATGTCGGATCCCGCGGTATTAATTTGTCAACCAACAACCAGCGTAACATTGCTCAGAACTTCACAGTTGATGCTCGCGGCAAACTCTATCCGGTCAATCGCGATGCGATGGGGCGAATCATTCAAAACCCACGCGTCAACCCGAACCTGGGGTCAGTTCGCCAGATACAATGGAGCGGCGACTCATACTATCATGGTTTTCAGTTTAACCTGGCTCGCCGGTTCACCCAAGGGGTGCAATTCCAGATTGCTTACACATGGTCCAAGTCGCTCGACACGGCTTCGGATTCCGTGGGCATTTTCCAGTATGAGGCTGGGCAATTAGCACAGGACCCATACAACCTGCGTGGAGACAAAGGGCGTTCGGCATTTGATATTCCGCATATCTTCTCGCTGAACTTTGTCTATGAGTTACCCTACAAAAAGCAAGCAGGGGCGACGGGTGGTCGCCGTGTGGTTGATTTCTTCCTCGCCGGCTGGCAACTCAATGGCATTGTAACTGCACAATCGGGCTCACCATTCCACCCTATCATGACGTTCAATAATGCCAACGACGCCAACACAGATTTCGTCCAACGGCCTGACTGGGCGCCCGGATTTAATCCGAGCAATGTGATTTTGGGCCGTCCTGAACAATGGTTCAATCCAAACGCATTCGTTTTGCCTCCAGAAGGAAGGTACGGCACTGTTGGTCGGAATGTGTTGGATGGTCCGGATCTTCACTCGTTCGATTTATCGTTGGTAAAGCGGACATACATCGGCGAGCAAACTAACGTAGAGTTCCGATTTGAAGCGTTCAATGTGCTGAATCATCCGAACTTCACGTTACCTGGGCCAGATGAAGTTGAGATTATTCTTGGCCGTACTGCCAGTGGGGCGGCAATGAGGCCTCCTAGTGCAGGTAAAATCTTCAGCACAACAACAACGTCGCGACAACTTCAGTTCGCCTTGAGGATTAATTTTTAA
- a CDS encoding formylglycine-generating enzyme family protein, which translates to MIWKGIFFLSLVCIGCNNATLPAWSQGGMEAARPISQLEPEMVRIPAGYFLMGSDLLGEAEKPVHRVYLDEYYIGKFEVTNAQYKAFCDATGYVYPGAEWYPDAIQNGEAEFRLKPNHPVVAVNWNDAVAYCQWLSKVTGKKYRLPTEAEWEKAARGGLEGRMYPWGDEAVDAGGCYRANVGSESDNDRIRKRDGFLYTSPVGSFLPNGYGLYDMAGNAWEWCQDRYDEHYYQWSPEVNPKGPDTGERRVLRGGSWWGGPRRLPCAARHWNYPLIRYASTGFRVAMTP; encoded by the coding sequence GTGATTTGGAAGGGCATCTTTTTTTTATCCCTTGTTTGCATAGGGTGTAATAACGCGACGTTGCCAGCCTGGTCACAGGGTGGAATGGAGGCGGCCCGGCCCATCAGTCAACTGGAGCCGGAGATGGTGCGCATCCCGGCTGGTTATTTTTTGATGGGAAGCGACCTTCTTGGCGAGGCCGAAAAACCCGTGCACCGCGTCTATCTGGATGAATATTATATTGGCAAGTTCGAAGTGACAAACGCTCAATACAAAGCCTTTTGTGACGCGACCGGCTATGTGTATCCCGGTGCCGAATGGTATCCCGATGCAATTCAGAACGGCGAAGCTGAGTTTCGATTGAAGCCAAATCATCCAGTGGTTGCTGTCAACTGGAATGATGCTGTGGCCTATTGTCAGTGGCTGAGCAAGGTGACAGGAAAGAAGTATCGGCTGCCCACAGAGGCCGAATGGGAGAAGGCCGCACGCGGCGGTCTTGAAGGGAGAATGTATCCTTGGGGAGATGAAGCGGTGGATGCCGGCGGGTGCTATCGTGCCAATGTCGGATCCGAGTCAGACAATGACCGTATTCGGAAGCGAGATGGTTTTCTGTACACGTCGCCGGTGGGAAGTTTCCTGCCCAATGGCTACGGGCTATACGATATGGCAGGCAATGCCTGGGAGTGGTGCCAGGATAGATATGATGAGCACTACTATCAGTGGTCTCCTGAGGTTAACCCTAAGGGACCGGATACAGGTGAGCGCCGAGTGTTGCGCGGTGGTTCTTGGTGGGGCGGGCCCAGGCGTTTGCCATGTGCTGCGAGGCACTGGAATTATCCGTTAATTCGTTATGCCAGCACCGGATTTCGAGTGGCTATGACACCGTGA
- a CDS encoding TetR/AcrR family transcriptional regulator, with amino-acid sequence MKKRPLVKTSVKDEALVKKRRYQIYKAALRAFTKNGFHETNLRQVTQLAGLAYGSIYDYVESKNDILFLIYDSVLDELRTRLEAAARSTDEPIEQIKAMIKAAMDHTDEYQDAIVLLYQESRVMKDSGFLAEVFEKERGYIRLFADVLERGVQCGVFRVPNIRVIENLLPIMCSAWALKRWNLKGVTKESYGEALVQFVLRGIGVLPGVDGREQKKTRRAALRGARNGKGKTSRRQVPTTSLSL; translated from the coding sequence ATGAAGAAAAGACCACTGGTCAAGACGAGTGTCAAAGACGAAGCGCTCGTCAAAAAACGACGCTACCAGATCTATAAAGCTGCGCTTCGGGCGTTTACCAAGAATGGATTTCACGAGACCAATTTGCGGCAGGTGACTCAATTGGCTGGGCTGGCATATGGTTCTATTTATGATTACGTGGAAAGCAAAAACGACATTTTGTTCCTGATTTACGACAGCGTCCTTGATGAGCTACGCACCAGGTTAGAAGCGGCTGCTAGAAGCACGGATGAGCCAATTGAGCAGATCAAAGCGATGATCAAGGCAGCCATGGATCATACTGACGAATATCAGGATGCGATAGTGTTGCTTTATCAGGAATCTCGCGTGATGAAAGATTCTGGGTTTCTGGCTGAAGTGTTTGAGAAAGAGCGAGGATATATTCGTCTCTTCGCTGACGTATTAGAGCGAGGTGTGCAGTGCGGTGTATTCCGCGTTCCGAACATAAGGGTCATTGAAAATCTCCTGCCCATCATGTGTTCGGCTTGGGCTCTGAAGCGTTGGAATCTCAAAGGTGTCACGAAGGAGAGCTATGGCGAAGCGTTGGTTCAATTTGTTTTACGGGGCATAGGTGTGCTTCCTGGCGTGGACGGTAGGGAACAAAAAAAAACTAGACGCGCAGCATTGCGTGGAGCACGAAATGGAAAGGGGAAGACATCACGTCGACAAGTACCAACTACCTCATTGTCGCTTTGA
- a CDS encoding class I SAM-dependent methyltransferase — MAFVRSEVRILDIGCGAHKTPGAIGMDINPRTAADVIYDLNCVPYPYLDNSFDEVIGRHVIEHVDCLLDVVSEIHRITKPGGVIKFLAPHYTNPDWATDPTHRTHLNSFSFRCFTDPEAPFPFYTQVRLVPRRIHVSLLNLWKLLGIQFLINLDQRFPWMRFLRRFWEHYLSFIIRGKEIYYEFEVVKDASDRSNELGASAKID; from the coding sequence ATTGCATTTGTGAGGTCTGAGGTGAGGATTCTGGATATCGGCTGCGGAGCGCATAAGACGCCGGGCGCCATTGGCATGGACATCAATCCGCGCACGGCTGCCGATGTGATCTATGATTTGAACTGTGTTCCGTACCCTTACCTCGATAACTCATTTGATGAGGTCATTGGTCGGCATGTGATCGAGCATGTAGATTGTTTGTTGGATGTGGTCAGTGAGATTCACCGGATCACGAAGCCCGGCGGCGTGATTAAGTTTCTTGCCCCTCATTATACAAATCCGGATTGGGCTACAGACCCAACCCATCGGACTCATCTGAACAGCTTCTCTTTTCGTTGTTTTACCGATCCGGAGGCGCCATTTCCTTTTTACACGCAGGTACGATTAGTTCCGCGACGGATTCACGTGTCGCTGTTAAATCTCTGGAAATTGCTCGGCATTCAATTCCTCATCAATCTTGATCAACGATTCCCCTGGATGCGGTTCTTGCGGCGGTTTTGGGAGCATTATTTGAGCTTCATCATACGTGGCAAGGAGATCTACTATGAATTTGAAGTCGTCAAGGACGCTTCCGACCGCTCGAATGAACTAGGGGCGAGCGCGAAAATTGATTGA
- the eno gene encoding phosphopyruvate hydratase, translating into MTADIERVVAREILDSRGNPTVEADVYLKNGVVGTAAVPSGASTGENEAVELRDEDKKRYRGKGVLKAVSNVNKILAPKLIGMNALDQLGVDRLLIELDGTPNKKRLGANAILAVSLATARAAANALQIPLYRYLGGPNACVLPVPMMNILNGGAHADNSVDIQEFMIVPVGAPSFSEALRWGAEVFHQLKSVLKSRGHQTSVGDEGGFAPNLKSNEEAVELILEAITQAGYKAGTQIALALDPAASEFYHKTKRRYIFAKSDQSQRTSDQMVEFWGNWVRQYPIISLEDGMAESDWDGWSHLTVTLGSRLQLVGDDLFVTNVKFLRRGIQQHIANSILIKVNQIGTLTETLQTIELAKTHGYTTIISHRSGETEDPFIADLAVATNAGQIKTGSLSRTDRIAKYNQLLRIEQDLGAAATYPGSAAFHHLSIGAGKPLSARR; encoded by the coding sequence ATGACAGCAGACATTGAGCGAGTTGTTGCTAGAGAAATTCTGGATTCACGGGGAAATCCCACGGTTGAAGCTGACGTTTATCTCAAAAACGGCGTGGTCGGCACGGCCGCCGTTCCCTCGGGCGCTTCGACGGGAGAGAACGAGGCCGTGGAGCTTCGTGATGAAGATAAGAAGCGGTATCGTGGCAAAGGCGTTCTCAAGGCGGTCAGTAATGTGAACAAAATTCTTGCTCCCAAGCTGATCGGCATGAATGCACTCGATCAGCTTGGTGTGGATCGGTTGTTGATTGAATTGGACGGCACGCCGAACAAGAAGAGGTTGGGCGCGAATGCGATACTGGCGGTCTCATTGGCCACAGCGCGCGCGGCGGCCAATGCCTTACAGATACCGCTCTACCGTTATTTGGGTGGACCCAATGCGTGTGTGTTGCCCGTTCCCATGATGAACATCCTCAATGGCGGCGCGCATGCTGATAATAGTGTGGACATTCAAGAATTCATGATCGTTCCAGTTGGCGCGCCGAGCTTTTCTGAAGCGTTACGCTGGGGCGCGGAGGTCTTTCATCAACTCAAGAGTGTGCTTAAGAGTCGTGGGCATCAAACCAGCGTTGGCGACGAAGGCGGCTTCGCTCCGAATTTAAAGTCCAATGAAGAGGCGGTCGAGCTTATTCTCGAAGCGATCACGCAGGCCGGCTACAAGGCTGGCACGCAGATCGCGCTGGCATTGGACCCAGCGGCAAGCGAGTTTTATCACAAGACCAAGAGACGATACATTTTTGCTAAATCGGATCAATCGCAACGAACATCAGACCAAATGGTTGAGTTCTGGGGCAACTGGGTGCGGCAATATCCGATCATCTCACTTGAAGACGGCATGGCTGAAAGTGATTGGGATGGGTGGTCGCACCTGACCGTCACGTTGGGTAGCCGCCTGCAACTGGTTGGTGATGATTTGTTCGTCACCAATGTGAAGTTCCTCCGGCGAGGCATTCAACAACACATTGCCAATTCGATTCTGATCAAGGTGAATCAAATCGGTACGCTGACGGAAACGCTGCAAACCATTGAGCTGGCCAAGACGCACGGTTATACAACGATTATTTCCCATCGGTCTGGCGAAACTGAAGACCCATTCATTGCTGACTTGGCGGTGGCGACCAATGCCGGCCAAATTAAAACCGGCTCGCTGAGCCGGACTGACCGCATCGCCAAATACAATCAGTTGCTGCGAATTGAGCAGGACCTTGGCGCGGCCGCCACCTATCCGGGGAGCGCCGCTTTCCACCATTTGTCCATCGGCGCAGGCAAGCCTTTGTCGGCTCGCCGCTGA